A stretch of Candidatus Eisenbacteria bacterium DNA encodes these proteins:
- a CDS encoding acetate--CoA ligase family protein, which yields MRLYEYEGKELFKRESIPIPKGRLATDAESALKASEDMGLPVVLKAQVLTGGRGKAGGVKIARTQEEALRCAKELFDLKISGFPVEKLLVEECLGIERELYLGISIDRVRYRLAVIGCPEGGVEIEETARAFPEKIKRVDLKVTEEMLPHQAIFLAKGLGLGGAHLRPATDTILKLVRVFRRYEAKLAEINPLVLTREGKLVAADARMSVDEDALFRHPELSEMGIEKRHEEGELTEREKKARENGIPYLDLDGDIGMFPGGAGFGIMGIDFLNFYGGRPANFMDSGGGPTPERLAKMLELLEDNPNVVAIFGARFGGISRCDDFARGVVMFLKEKGLTKPMAMRMTGNMWQEGVRIFEEARKENPALFTNIEIYGIETPIEDVAKRAIELAKTKKEGARGGHSR from the coding sequence TTGAGACTCTACGAATACGAGGGCAAGGAGCTCTTCAAGAGGGAGTCGATACCGATTCCGAAGGGCAGGCTTGCCACCGATGCAGAATCGGCTCTCAAGGCTTCGGAAGACATGGGCCTTCCCGTCGTGCTGAAGGCTCAGGTCCTCACGGGTGGGCGCGGCAAGGCCGGAGGGGTGAAGATCGCCCGAACGCAAGAAGAGGCTTTGAGGTGTGCGAAGGAACTCTTTGACCTGAAAATATCGGGCTTTCCCGTAGAGAAACTCCTGGTTGAGGAGTGTCTAGGCATAGAGAGAGAACTCTACCTGGGAATAAGTATAGACAGGGTTCGTTATCGCCTTGCCGTGATAGGATGCCCCGAGGGTGGCGTCGAGATCGAAGAGACGGCGCGGGCTTTCCCCGAGAAGATAAAGAGAGTGGACCTCAAGGTCACGGAGGAGATGCTGCCGCATCAGGCGATTTTCCTCGCCAAGGGTTTGGGCCTCGGGGGCGCGCACTTACGGCCTGCGACCGACACGATACTCAAGCTCGTTCGGGTCTTCAGGCGCTACGAGGCCAAGCTTGCCGAGATAAACCCTCTCGTGCTTACAAGAGAAGGGAAACTCGTCGCCGCTGACGCCAGAATGAGCGTTGACGAGGACGCCCTCTTCCGCCATCCCGAGCTCTCGGAAATGGGCATAGAGAAGCGCCACGAAGAAGGTGAGCTCACTGAGAGGGAAAAGAAGGCCAGGGAAAACGGAATTCCCTACCTCGACCTTGACGGTGACATAGGAATGTTTCCCGGTGGGGCGGGCTTCGGCATAATGGGAATCGATTTTCTCAATTTCTACGGTGGAAGACCCGCCAACTTCATGGATTCGGGTGGCGGTCCCACTCCCGAAAGACTCGCCAAGATGCTCGAGCTTCTCGAAGACAACCCCAACGTAGTAGCGATATTCGGCGCAAGGTTCGGCGGCATCTCCAGGTGTGACGACTTTGCCAGAGGGGTCGTCATGTTCCTCAAGGAAAAGGGCCTCACAAAACCGATGGCCATGAGAATGACCGGCAACATGTGGCAGGAGGGCGTGCGGATTTTTGAGGAAGCCAGGAAGGAGAATCCCGCACTCTTCACTAACATAGAAATCTATGGAATCGAGACGCCCATCGAAGACGTGGCCAAGAGAGCAATTGAACTTGCCAAGACAAAGAAAGAAGGAGCTCGCGGTGGCCATTCTCGTTGA